CCCAGGGCACGAAGACTTCTCGGAAGATACTTACCGGACATTAACCGCAGTTGACTGCTGCTTGATGGTGATTGACTCAGGTAAAGGGGTTGAGGATCGTACACGTAAATTGATGGAAGTCACCCGCTTACGTGATACACCTATTCTAACCTTTATGAATAAACTTGACCGTGATATTCGTGACCCAATGGAGTTGATGGATGAAGTGGAAAATGAGCTTAATATTGCTTGTTGTCCAATCACATGGCCAATTGGTTGTGGTAAGCTATTTAAAGGGGTTTATCACTTATTGCGTGATGAGACAATCCTTTATCAAACAGGCCAAGGCCATACCATCCAAGAAGTACGTATCATTAAAGGTTTAGATAATCCTGAATTGGATAAAACGGTTGGTGGTGACCTTGCAGCTCAATTACGTGATGAATTAGAACTGGTCAAAGGGGCTTCTCATGAGTTTGATCATGATGCCTTTTTAGAAGGTGAATTGACGCCAGTCTTTTTCGGTACCGCATTAGGTAACTTTGGCGTTGACCATATGCTTGATGGGTTAGTGCAATGGGCTCCAGCACCACAACCACGTAAAACGGATATACGTGAAGTTGAAGCAACAGAAGAGAAATTTACAGGTTTCGTCTTCAAAATTCAGGCCAATATGGATCCTAAACACCGTGACCGTGTGGCCTTCATGCGTATTGTTTCAGGCACTTATGAAAAAGGCATGAAATTGCGCCAAGTTCGCACCAAAAAAGATGTGGTGATTTCTGATGCTCTGACCTTTATGGCGGGTGATCGTTCACATGTTGAAAATGCTTTTGCGGGCGATATTATTGGATTACATAATCACGGTACTATTCAAATTGGTGATACTTTTACGCAAGGCGAAGATCTGAAATTTACGGGTATTCCTAACTTTGCGCCTGAGCTATTCCGTCGTATTCGTTTACGCGATCCACTGAAGCAAAAACAATTACTGAAAGGGTTAGTACAGTTATCAGAAGAAGGTGCTGTACAGGTTTTCCGCCCGTTAACCAATAATGATTTGATTGTTGGCGCAGTTGGTGTGCTTCAGTTTGACGTGGTGGTCGCTCGCTTGAAGAGTGAATACAACGTTGAAGCTATTTATGAAGCGGTTAACGTTTCAACGGCGCGTTGGGTAGAATGTGATGACGTGAAGAAATTCGAAGAGTTCAAACGTAAGAATGAACAAAACCTTGCATTGGATGGTGGTGATAACTTGTCTTATATTGCGCCAACCATGGTTAACTTGAATTTAACGAGTGAACGCTACCCTGATGTAAAATTCCGTAAAACTAGAGAACACTAATTTCTTTAAGTCACCCACTATTGAAAAATCTATTTTAATAGTGGGTTTTCTCCTAATTGTCATCGATTTTCGAATACTCTCCTGTTTTTTTGTCTAAAGTTTGCAGATTGCTCTGGCTTTTACGTGAGAACGCTTTATTTCATGAGGCTTTTCTCATAGTCTATATACTATAAATAATTCGAAATGCAGCGAGAAGACAAACGAACAACTCATTAGGCACATAGAAAATCTGTGATTGTCGTGAGAGGATCTTGTCATCCTACCTTAATGCAAGGTGCTGCGGCTTGAAGTATGACGAATAGAGTTATCTATTAGCATGGGTTATCTGTATTCGTCATACTCTAATCTTTAAAACAGCAGTAAAAAGGAAGGTTAAGATGAAAAATTCAGTACTTTTACGTTCTTTATTGGTTATTGGGTTAAGTGGTTCTTTATTTGCTTGCAGTGCTCCTTTGAAAGAGCAAGCTTCTGATACTTGGGACAGCGCCGTGAAGACCGCAGACATTGCCGGTAAAGATACGAGTGAAGCGGTATCGAGCGGTGTGAAAAGTACCGATAATTATATCGATGATTCCTCTATTACAGCTCAAGTAAAAAGTAAGCTACTGACAACCAGTGGTATTGACAGTAACTCGATTTCAGTAAAAACCGTTAAAGGTGTGGTTTATCTCTCTGGTTTTGTTAAATCAGACAGCCAAGTAGACAAGGTCGTTCAGGTTGTCTCAATGGTTAATGGTGTGAAATCAGTACAAAACGGTTTAGTTGTTGCGAATTAATATAATAATTTAAATGCGGTTAAATTAAGTT
This portion of the Providencia manganoxydans genome encodes:
- the prfC gene encoding peptide chain release factor 3, which produces MADQNFLHEVNARRTFAIISHPDAGKTTITEKVLLFGQAIQRAGTVKGRGSNQHAKSDWMEMEKQRGISITTSVMQFPYHDCLVNLLDTPGHEDFSEDTYRTLTAVDCCLMVIDSGKGVEDRTRKLMEVTRLRDTPILTFMNKLDRDIRDPMELMDEVENELNIACCPITWPIGCGKLFKGVYHLLRDETILYQTGQGHTIQEVRIIKGLDNPELDKTVGGDLAAQLRDELELVKGASHEFDHDAFLEGELTPVFFGTALGNFGVDHMLDGLVQWAPAPQPRKTDIREVEATEEKFTGFVFKIQANMDPKHRDRVAFMRIVSGTYEKGMKLRQVRTKKDVVISDALTFMAGDRSHVENAFAGDIIGLHNHGTIQIGDTFTQGEDLKFTGIPNFAPELFRRIRLRDPLKQKQLLKGLVQLSEEGAVQVFRPLTNNDLIVGAVGVLQFDVVVARLKSEYNVEAIYEAVNVSTARWVECDDVKKFEEFKRKNEQNLALDGGDNLSYIAPTMVNLNLTSERYPDVKFRKTREH
- a CDS encoding BON domain-containing protein, with protein sequence MKNSVLLRSLLVIGLSGSLFACSAPLKEQASDTWDSAVKTADIAGKDTSEAVSSGVKSTDNYIDDSSITAQVKSKLLTTSGIDSNSISVKTVKGVVYLSGFVKSDSQVDKVVQVVSMVNGVKSVQNGLVVAN